The sequence below is a genomic window from Glycine max cultivar Williams 82 chromosome 20, Glycine_max_v4.0, whole genome shotgun sequence.
aaAAGTATTATAGATGTAAAATtcgtatttaaaattatatctcaaaaaacaattttactaacaattagtttgaattaattttttacaatattattttcaaatataaatcaactttttaatatttattttatttaactatcattttttataaaataattttactaaaatttaagcaaaaaaattCTGCTTTGTAGTCTTTACTTAAAACAATGAGAATCAATTAACCGGTGGTGTTTAGGTAAAGTGATTTTGCTAAGCGTTTGTGTTTAAGAATAGTTGTCTATTTGCGGATGTGTTTAGCAAGTTTTGGTTGattaagtatttgttttttatttttaatttaagtatttttcttACAATGTGAACAAACAGTACTTACAGACttgttaaaattgaaataaaataataattataaaattgtgattTACTTAATACTGGATGTTTGAATGATGTATATCACTTTAATTGAATATCCCAAAATATTGCACATTAACCTATTTGTTTTAGTGTCTGCTTGTTGCAAATCATgtcaataaaatttatgatggaaattaattaaaatatatactttagGATATTTACTTAACAGCTCAAAATTAATTGAGTCTTATTAACAATTAATGTTCTAaagatatttattaataaaatgttaaaattatatataataagattgTACTAatctatttaatgaaattttcattttttttaattttttattcaatttaaaaataaattctattcagtgttaaaacaactaaatccttttttttttctccagaaaacaaacaaacaagccCTAATTTGTTGCAAGAAATGAAAGGTACGATACAAGGGCTGGCTAATTGACTTGACGAATCTGTGTTAAAGGATGAGATCCGGCATTCCCTGAATGAAATCCATTCAATGTTCTCCTGGGCCCCATTAAAAAAGTTAGCGaaacttatattattatttggcCGAATTTGGCACATAGACACAGAGAGGGGCACATGGCACAGGGCATTTTGAAGTGCAATAAACATTCAAATTCCAAGCTTTTTCAGATTGGTCATACATCTCCACAGTAACACACACTATTCTGCAACAGTTTCTCGGTTACTAAATGCCTCAGTTCTAGCCATTAGGCAGGAAATAGGATAACAAGGGCATGGACATCAACATTGAGGGTCCCTATCCCATACCTGTAATTTGCTGCTTCCTCACCACACCACACTTTGTAAAAGCAAAAGTAACAAACAACAACCATCTTCATTCACcctttattttaacttattattaCACCCTTAcactagaaaatataaaatgtctGTGTTGAAACTGattcatggtaaaaaaaaacatggtctGTGATGGCAGTGGCCTGGGCATGCAGGCCCTTTATTATAGACATAGTTATTAGTGGCACCCTGCACTACCCTGCTTCTGCCACCGTTCATTCTCTGTCATAATCATAATTCAACCGCGTAAAAAGGCTTTTACCATTCCACTCCCTCCCCTTTTCTTCTCTCACTTTTTAGGCTCTAAACTGTCTGAGGTTTTATTAGGAAACCCGGTCCCTTCCCCACTTTCTCTAACCTTTTTGCTCCCAATTTTGTTTGTGCCACGCTTCCATTTCACAGCTCAACAAAATGGACGTAAGCTTCTTTAGTTGGGgtggtttccttttttctcACTTCAGGGTGCCTGCAGcagggaatatatatatatagttattaaCTAATGATTGGTTTTTGATGATGGTGTAGGAATGGAAGAGAGACGGACACAATATTCCAGCGTTTGGGAACTGGGATTTCACCGACGAGTTTCCAATCACTTGTTATTTCGAGTGTGCCACACCGGCCCGTCTTCATAACAAACCTCGTCCTCTCCGAAATCATATCAAACAGGTTCTCTTAATTTCTATACCATCCTCAAATTCATGCATGATGATCATACGATGAACTTTTGTTTCAATTACTTGTACGTGTTGTCGATGGTCATGGTTCATGATACGGTAAATTTGAAAGCACATAGGTTTGTTAATTTCCCACGTTTTTGTGATTGTGAATGTAGGAAACGAGGAACAAGGAGAGGCGGTGCCGACATGTTAATGGTAATGCTAACAAAGGAAAATTGTACGACGTAAGGGAACAGCAAAGGAAGCCAATTAGAATAAGCAAGCATGTGCAGGTGCAACAATACGACACCGTTCCACGAACTCCTAAACCTGTTGACGAAGATCTCTATAAGATCCCTCCCGAACTCCTCCACACTACCAACAAACGGGTAACTCACTCATCaaagttttctttatttatttctaacactatatatatttgtgttcGTTTTATATCCCATTTATATGccaaagtttttaatttattggccTATTAATTTATGGATTTGTAGAAGAAATTGCTGGGGTTCATTTCCAAGTGTCTTGTACTACTTGTGTGTCACGAGCATTGCTAAACTGGAAGAACTCCTATCCAATATCAATCTATAACGCCGTCATTCGAAGGAGTTTTTAATAATGATGACAGTGATGTGTCAAGCTAAATATGAAGTTTAGATTTGAAGCATGATTTGATGAATGgatgtattttcctttttattggGCATAGTTTCCTTCATTCAGGTCAAGTCAATTTACTATTATATCATTCTAGTACTGTTTGTAATTTGTAAGTGGAGTGAATGTCTAACGTTAATTAATAGTCAAGGCACCTGTTGGTGGCGACTGGCTGTGgtgaagttccttgtcgtgtctatttttttgttggaatcaTACACTTGGCACTTTGGTGGGATTGCACATTGATGCATAAACTACTCTTCAATCCATTGTCACTTTCAGTAACTAATTAAGCAAACATAGTATCTTTTCTTAGCCAAGAGAACAGGAATGGATGTAATataagattatatttttttaagattattttactCCATTACCTggcaatattttaaaattttaaaatataatatattagtaataaaatatataatatgaaaaagaaaaacttacctCCCACAAAGTCATTGGTATCTCGTCGCCGCTGTCTCTAACAACACGGTAATTCACACTATAGTTTTTCCTCCATAAGAGCACTCCTGCTTTGCGTTTGAACACAgaattttatttgagaaaaataatttattagaaaatttaaattttttaatttaaaattcattatttgaatattttttatgaaaaatttaaatttttaaaattttaaacaactaaaaatatgaaattttaatttcttctaaaaGGTGATAAATTGAAAGTTCCTAAAATATTCGTATATTTCCTTTATAACATTTATCATCTCTTTCACATGAAAATTCTTAAAATCTTGTTCTCGAACTTGCGACTCTTCCCCATGCTAATGATTCTCTTTTTTAAGAAACACCGTCTAAGCTCGTGGAGCGTCGATCGGGTGCAGACGTAGGGAGACAAATTGCACTTTTCAGTTAAGGGAGTAGTTGTCGCTGCCTATCACGTGATAGAAATGCTCGTCGGCGCAGAGGACGTGGGCATGTCTTGCACCGTTGATTGAATGTTGTGATCATGTATGATGATGTACGTCGTCGTGTCCAGAGTCCCTTGCAACTCCCAATGCCGCAtcaatattcttctctttgaaagcACAACAATCAtatattctcttctctttgcattcattttttttcaccctcacaattttttttttattcaaacataaaattttgaaaataaaagaatttcaattaatttgaaattcttaagatttaaaattcctcaaaattttaaattctctcatccaaacacactaaggAGAAATTGGAACTTAAATTTCAACAGCTATCAAGTTTCAAAACGTGGCAAGAAATTGTGATCAATAAATaagggatttttattttttgacaggTTGAAcctcaaaacaaaaaacaaaattaggtgtttattttttggataaaaaaagagACTATTTTAAATACGGTTATGTAGCATATATCTTCAAATACGATTTCTAGGTGTTTTTCTTTGTGTTGCATACTATTTACACTATTTGGGTGGGAGAGAATTACAACTACAACAAGAAAAATTAGGATTTAGATATTGATGGAAGGGAAAAGGAGGATGGGAACAGAGGAGACGTACAAGACACATAGACCaaaattttatttccaataaccATGTGTCAACATTAGAATTAACatgcaatattttaatttgaattcatGAACtgaaattgttgattttttaaaataaaaaaattaaatattttaattttaaaataaagacattAAAATTACAGGTTATTATATATAGAgaacaaaattgtatttttaatgaaaataaacttaaatttcTTTTCCAAGAACTACTGCTCTGTGTATTCTCTCTTCCTGAACgtcaaaaagttttatccaGCCGCTCCGTGCTGCCATTGTTGTACGTCTCTTCCCCTGATGCCCAATACTACGTGGTTACTGGTAAATAAATGCCCATTGCTATACAAAACTGGTTTTAATAAGAGTAAAAGTCCAACCATTTCACAATCACACCATTATGCCATCCACCTTGTAGCTATAACATCCCCTTCCTATGTTAAATATTCATTCAGAATAGAAAGAAGAATCCTGAGCACAATCATGAAGAAACGAAAAACTATATGAGAAATTTGGGACAAAGAATCTGCACGATTATTGCGATCATTTAATATTCAAACGAAATAACCACAGAATTTTGGATTCTACTGATTAatcattgatttgattttaaaattgcaTTCACCCGCTTACGACGTGGTAATCCCAGACTATAGTATAATTTCTCGTGAGTGGTAGTGGCAAATGGCAACTGCAAAGGTGATTTGGAATGCAAAGGAGCAAAGGTTTTTACATCGGGTTATTTTTGGATTGTAATGAAAAGCATTTTATGTAAGATTACATACCGAAActtaattaatcttaattgcatcttttaaaatttgattaaattatctatcattttactatataatttttttgataattaaaCTGATACTATTACAAGAAAATGTTTATAtcgaataaataataaaatcataaatattatattaacttatttcacccttttttttggtgaatttatTTCACCATGTTTAATACAAAGTGACAGTACTAATTACTAAAGATTGAGATTTTGTACTTGAAGATATGGACTTCAAGTTAGAGGAAAAGCTAAATAGTGAAAGATAAAAGCCTAAAAAAGAGCCGCAGGGAAAAAGCAAAATGGAATCAATAACTGAAGGTACTTTTAATTACtgtctttgttttatttttttgactttgtacgaaaaataaaatctttttttttattagtattggCGAACGCATCAGATTTGAATACAAATCAATTGGGCCTTGCTATACTTTTCGGCCTTGCCAAGTATGTTCAGAGGACAAATTTGATTTTGGGCTGGACTGGCTATTGAGCCCCTGGCAAAAAACGAAGCCCGAAATTGTGAACTTATAGCAGTTGGTGTTTTTTGCGTTGCCCTTTTTCCAATGGTaccattctttatttttaattattatcttaagtaaaattacttttattaaactctttcaaaaatttaattttgaaagtgatttAATCACCcttctaaattttaattctGAAATGTATAAAACACACTTATAGAATTGAATTTTAGAagagtatttaaattttgaaattaaagttttagaaaaaaattaaacattgaaattttaattttgaaatatattctgAAACTGAAAGTGAATTCCATAATTAAATTTCTGAAAATGAAAATCATTTGAGTAATACTAGTACAAATTTTGAAACCACGGAAAAAAAAGATGGTGTAATCAGTAAAAATGGTGATATAAAACAGCAGGCTTACTTATGCTGAAAATTTGTCGATAAGGTTTCATAAACGAATAtagttgaacaaaaaaaaagtggtaAGGAAAAATACAAATAGTATAAAGAGCAACACATGATCATCATAAATGGTATATTAGTTTGACAAAATGAATTATGTGCAGACGCATTTTACCTACAGTACAAAGATTTAAGATTCCATTTTGAAgtgttttacaatattttttttatataaattgtaataCAAACCAACGGGGTTTGGCTGAATAAAAGGAACTAGTCTCTCATACAATAAtgaattaagatttaaattagATATTCATGTGTTTAGTTTCAGTGTATCTCAAACATAATTTTCCCATAAAGATGATACATGCGAGAAGGGAAAAAATTGTTATagaaataacatttttcttcttctcgtGTTATctacatatattaaaaatattcaacacCTTAGCCGCGTGTTAGTGCTAGACAGTgctaatctattttttttttcttttcacttctattttttatttttttcttactttgatttttttgaaaatcatgTAAATGTGCGGATCCACACCTAGTTATTATATATCTTGTTGTTGGATATAAGCGTATGGTATGTTtggtagaaagaaaaaaaaggataatttataaaattaaattaaattttttcctttatttttttcaattcaaaatttaaattttttctttcctgTCCATGGTAAGGTGAAAAGTGACTCCATCACGAAGATTCCTTAGCTAATTTCCATACTGCCTGCCTCGGCCACGAAGAAGTCAAACACTTTTTGGAGATTTGGAGACTGATATGTGTTTTTTAGTGCCCACGTACGAAAAGGACCTTGAGAATTCCTCTGCATCTGAATTGTTTGTACTTTCTTCACCAATTATACCTGTCTGGTTTTTTACTTTACATTCTTCTCGAATTTTGATCATCCCATCCAAAGCCTAAACTAGTAAGTAAAAATAGAAAGCCATTTTGTGGTCCTTAATCGGTCTCGGATGTAACTGACTACGACTCGCTAAAACCTTTGACAACTTAAACACAATCCAATAATTAGAATTGGTGTCgaatgattattatttattgcatcaatcaaactaaaactaaagcttaaaaaaaaccaaataaactatttgatactttttttgtttggttcgtttgattttttattttgatgttttatattttaaaaaaaaatcaaaatgatcaTTCCCTTATTACAAACTtaacaagtaaaataaaaatattgataactaaaaactcttaaaatataagtgtgtatttttcatttttcttcctccTCTTTTTCTCCCTCATCTTATCTTCATCTTGAACTCAATAACATACACAAAAAATCACACACTCTGTGCACTAGAAACCCATGTTAGTCGTTGCCTTCCATTCCACCCAGGACCCAAAAATCTTTTCATTTCACCAAATATGTCAACACAATTTCAAATCTAGgaaattgaaacttttattattagaaaatttacttttaatatggttaaaataacattaattttatagaaaatcaatgtaaaagaaaatgtggtgatataattataaataacgttaacatcagttttttaaaaaatcgatgttaatgtgaATTTGTTAACACCCATCTTAACTTGAGTTGATAATTAGAGATGATTATATTGACAAATTCGTTCTTTTATGTcacacaaattattttattaatgataaataacaGAAGTTAACGGTCAGATATATTTAtcgcattttttatatttttgaaaataaaattttatattttcatctttcatgtaTGGATGTATTTATCAGTCAATTACACATTtatgaacaaaaattattatttataaaaaaaaaatatgatacaatTCATCCGTGTGGCTTATTGCTAATAATGAAGCCAATGTCGCACGTAATGTGCATGCATCTATACAAGTTTTCTTTCCAATTCTCAATTTACGTTTACCAGAGATCTTCTGAGCAGAACAAAAGAATGAAGAAACTCATGTACAAAGGGGTGATGTACAATTTTCAAGGCCTAATTTCACCAACAATTAGTTCGGTATACCCTCTCTATGAGAAACAATGCAAGGGACTAATATTTTATTGTACAGTTTTTCACATGAAGATTTTCAAACCAAATAATAGAGACACTAACTAACTAGCTAGTAGAGGATTGAGACACGTGGAGACTTTCAAGAATAGCCCTAGCTTTCCTTTGGGCCCTTGAATTCCCGCGTTGTGCAAGCTCATACAGTGTGCCATTGACCATTTCATCCTCTCCAATTTCCCTCCTTTTTTCTCTATCATTGAAACAGATTGTGCACAGAATAACAACACAGTTTTCCTTGATGCGTTCTTCTGATgtgttttccttttcccttaagATATCCAACAAGAATGGTACAGCACCATGGTTCACCAATGCTTCAACAGCCATGTGATGCGAAGAGAGAAGTGCTAGCAGTGCCAACAACTCATCAACTAAAACATGGTCAACGATCTTGCCGAGAATAACCTGCACTGCACCTTCTCGCACGGTTCTCCCTTTGTTTTCATGCGTGTAGCATAGCTTGAACAGTGCTGAAGCAGCATCTCTCATTGCTGGTGGATGCCCCTCTTCTAATAAATCCACCAAGTATTTGATAACTCCGGATTTTCCAATTATGTGCCTGTTTGCATCAATAGCTGACATTGAGAAAATGGCTGCAGCTGCATTGCTTCTCGTTTCAACTGTTCCTGAATATTTCAACGATTCGATAAGAAGTGAAATGACCTTTTCGTCCTCTGCTAAGACCCTCTTGTTGTTATCGTGAATTGAGAGATTAAGAAGAGTTGTGATCAAGTCCTCGTGGAGCTCGGGGTCCACGGAGGCCGTGCCGGGTGATAAGGGTCTCAGCATTAGTTGAATCACTTCTGAGTCACCAAAGAGTGTTCGAAACGTCGGAATTCGCTTTGTTAACTGCCGAAGCTCTTTTGCAGCTTCTTTTTGTTCGGAGACAGAAAGTGATAGCTTGTAGAGAAGAGAACGCATATGGAGTCTGTGATCTTCGGCTAATTTTTCACCGTGAATGTCCCAAACGGGCTTTGGAAGCTCAACTCCATGCTCTTTACACCACAGTGAAATCATGTTTTGGAGAAAGCAATTAGGGGTCAGGATGGAGTGAGAGAGGACTTGCTGAGTCTTAGGGCAAATTCTGCGGACCTCGTTCAGCCACCTCTGAATGAAAGCCCGATCAAAATTCTGCACCATTAATCAACATACATTAATTTAGTATTACAGAAGTAACACCATCACCACCCTTCATcatgtgaataatattttaggCAAATAATTAAAACCCATCCTATAACAACTACAACTTCTCAATCTTTATTCCTCAAAACAAGCAGCACtcaaaaaaatccaaataaaagcacaaaaaaacCAACTCTGTCATTATAGAATGCGACCATCTCTATTAAGATATCAACTATTATTACAATATATGATATGAATGATTTTTGCATACTTTATTCCAAACACCTCATACGTTTAACACTCataatttctttcttattaCATCATATCTATTATCACACGCGcgactatatttttttctctctcttttatctctttcttacCAAGTATTAAATAGATTTTTGGGTATTCAAAAACctctttttaattgttataaacTATATTAAAAGCATAAAGATTATAATAGACAGTTGTCTACACTAAACACTCCATGAacactttcttttcctttcattCTATCACACGAGAACATCATATATATGCTATATCATACTTATActaatcttcttcttttttccataCAGGTATCAAATAGTTTCTTGTTATCAAccaatcattttttatgttgaaaCGCTTAGGCAAGGATGAAAGAGTTGATCTTTATTAGaagggaaagagaaagagagagagggaagTGAACCTGTCCAGAGGCCAAGATAACAGGATCTGTCATCAAATTTCCAGAGAGGGGGCAGCGAAAGTGTGGAGGAACAGCTGCATCGTCCAAGTTGCGAGAGAGAGAAGTGGTGCATTTCAAATCCTTGAGAGCAGAAAGAGCATCCATGGCCTCGTCCGCGGCGTCCACGGTGTAGTCATCACTCTCCACGATAATCTTGACCGACTCCCGCAACTTGTCTTTCAGTGCATGTACTTTCTCCTCTGTCACCATTGCAGAACAAGAACTGCAACATTCAGGTTTTGCCACAAAAGATGAGAGTGAGGGAATGTTGACGAATCTTGATAACAGAATTAGAAAGAGTAAACAGCGAAGAGTGAATTAATAAGGGGGTGTCAACCTGACTCTAATgtgtttttgtaatttctttgatttgatttatatGACTTAGTTATTGCctgtattaattatttgatagttCAATTctcattcaaaaaatatttgaacatatatttgaataaaaatgaaataaatgaaatgtttaatattttattagtaatCGTCAAATTCTATTGTTTGAAGTAGGAACGAATTAATACTTTAAAATTAAGGAAACTttaaggaaatatttttttgaataaaaataacattttattgatataatatatgaaaatagaaaatttaaaaatcaatccaAATTGATTAAGATTGTAATAAATGCTTTTTATTAGTttgaaaattctttaaaaaatacttttaagtcTATAAAAATATTGGGTGGCCttgattaattttgaaaactcTACTTCATGTATTTTTCAATGAGATAAAAATGGCTTACTACTATTTAAGATTATAGCTGTTTTACTCAAACTTTTGAGGATGATCAAATGTTTGGCACAGGGTGGAATCGATGGTTGTTGCCAGGAGGTTTTCAACATCGCGGTGGACTTAGGAAGTTTAAGAGATTTATGTACAAAGAGTTAGTGAAAGAATAAAGTCAAGACGAAGGAATTAGAATGAATTTGCAACTCAAATGTTAAATTTGAAGcatttatatgttattatgTTAATCAACCTACCATTTGATGGAAATTAATGCAGCTGCAACGTCCTTaaccattttcaaaatattcaaaagggTGTTACAAAAAAGTCGTTAGTTAGTTAAATTCCGTTGAAGAACATTTATCTAATGTAGATGCTTATTAATCAAAGGGGCATCCACTAAAAGCTTAAACATTTAAGTTTACTTGTATTCTGAGTTAAAACTTCCTGCACTTTTAGTATTATTTCCTATTATTGTTTTTTCCCGCATCCAATTGCATTATAGAAAGTCTAATCTAAAATACAAATAGGCGCCACAGAAAACAACAGTGGAAATGGAAGAAGCAACATCCCTTTAGAGGATGCAGTTGGTTTAAGTCCAATATGGAGAAAGGCTAAAATCATAACcatgacaacaaaaaaaaaatgtgcataaTGAAAAGAATTGTTCTGTTGATTTCTAGCTTTCTCTTAATGAatagaattgttttttttttttactattatttttttttgtactcaACGGGGCAAAACGCCGGAAAAAACGAGGAGACGCAGCTCCAATAGAATAAAAAAGTAGCAGATGGCCCAAAAATTGAGGCACCTTCTCAAACATCACAAAATCCTTTTCCATATGACAAGCAGAATAGAATTTTGATTTAACTGaaaatttccaatttttttaagtaaacttTATTCTAAACGTGagattctaaaaaaaatctatatatatacatctatatttgttaatatataaaattaaaaataatcagaatAAACAGTCAGGCGACTCAGTTTCCCCCTTCACCTCCCTCCCTTCTTTATTATCCCAAACCAATTGTAGCCTTTGCGCTAAACTGAGATTATTCCATAAAATTGTACTGCATTACAATTTAATgccttattaatttaattatacaacCCAGTAATCAAATTATTTCATGATAGTCATTAAAAGTGATGGCAAAAACACAAAAGGAAAACGAGTTTGCAATTTGCACAATTTAAGTAAATCATATACTAGGCCAGGCTATAGTTGTCACACTCGTTTCCCTCGTACCCACCCTCCTCTTTGTATCTGGACATGCACAAGGGTTTACTTATCAGAACTTGATATCATTTTTGTTGAAGTCACTTCATCACCGCTGGATCTCTTCTACTAAACAAGGAAGAAACCTAATGAGCCAATTGAAGAATCTTTCACTCTGAAGAAGCAAGTAtttaaaaagagcaaaagaattcaggcagaaATTGAAAGATTCTGTTGTTTCAAGCCGAAATCAAAGCAAGAATTAGACGAACCAAAAGCATCAATACTCAATACATTTCTTAGAATAAATAAAAGGCTAAATAATAACAAAGCTGGACCAACCTCTTGGCAAATTCTACGCTAAGGTTAGGAGCAAGTGATTGGAAGAGAACACAACAGGGaagttgttgataaaaaaaaaatacttgaagttCAAACAGGTTCAAAAACAATCACTCGCAAGTTAGATACAAAGACAGATATAACATTCatttccaaaaaaagaaaaaagatagaatATTCAGGTGCCTCTACAGCTGCTTCACCATAATACGTAAAGCCTCCGTAAGatataaaaaactatatataattgATCTAGTAGGAGTTAAATAATTCAATATCCAAAGAAAAGCATTATCCAAACTGTTTCATTTTCCTAGCTCTAGCACGCCACATGCATAAC
It includes:
- the LOC100805064 gene encoding uncharacterized protein, whose product is MDEWKRDGHNIPAFGNWDFTDEFPITCYFECATPARLHNKPRPLRNHIKQETRNKERRCRHVNGNANKGKLYDVREQQRKPIRISKHVQVQQYDTVPRTPKPVDEDLYKIPPELLHTTNKRKKLLGFISKCLVLLVCHEHC
- the LOC100806132 gene encoding U-box domain-containing protein 9, producing MPGKNVVSFTTMIDGYAKAGDMTTVRFLFDPSLEKDVVACSCSAMVTEEKVHALKDKLRESVKIIVESDDYTVDAADEAMDALSALKDLKCTTSLSRNLDDAAVPPHFRCPLSGNLMTDPVILASGQNFDRAFIQRWLNEVRRICPKTQQVLSHSILTPNCFLQNMISLWCKEHGVELPKPVWDIHGEKLAEDHRLHMRSLLYKLSLSVSEQKEAAKELRQLTKRIPTFRTLFGDSEVIQLMLRPLSPGTASVDPELHEDLITTLLNLSIHDNNKRVLAEDEKVISLLIESLKYSGTVETRSNAAAAIFSMSAIDANRHIIGKSGVIKYLVDLLEEGHPPAMRDAASALFKLCYTHENKGRTVREGAVQVILGKIVDHVLVDELLALLALLSSHHMAVEALVNHGAVPFLLDILREKENTSEERIKENCVVILCTICFNDREKRREIGEDEMVNGTLYELAQRGNSRAQRKARAILESLHVSQSSTS